In one window of Juglans regia cultivar Chandler chromosome 3, Walnut 2.0, whole genome shotgun sequence DNA:
- the LOC109005697 gene encoding thaumatin-like protein 1, producing MENKAVLLGLTFAYLFFSRAHSVAFTIKNNCPYTIWPGTLAGGGPQLSSTGFQLDSGASLTLDVQPKWSGRMWARSHCSNTNGKFTCGTADCGSGQITCNGAGGIPPASLAEFTLADNGGQDFYDISLVDGFNLPVSITPQGGSVGCQSTSCPKDVNQVCPPELAVKGSNGEVIACKSACEAFNQPQYCCSGDYGVPERCPPTKYSKIFKDQCPQAYSYAYDDKTSTFTCTGGANYLITFCP from the exons ATGGAAAACAAAGCAGTACTCCTCGGTCTTACCTTTGCTTACCTCTTCTTCTCGA GGGCTCACTCGGTTGCATTCACAATAAAAAACAACTGCCCCTACACGATATGGCCAGGAACATTGGCTGGTGGCGGGCCTCAGTTATCATCAACCGGGTTCCAGCTAGACTCCGGAGCTTCGTTAACCCTTGATGTTCAACCCAAGTGGTCAGGCCGCATGTGGGCTCGATCCCACTGCTCCAATACCAACGGCAAGTTCACTTGTGGCACAGCCGACTGTGGCTCTGGCCAGATCACATGCAACGGTGCGGGTGGAATCCCGCCGGCCTCGCTCGCAGAGTTTACTCTAGCAGACAATGGCGGACAAGATTTCTACGATATTAGCCTCGTCGATGGGTTCAATTTGCCCGTATCAATAACACCGCAAGGCGGCTCGGTTGGGTGCCAAAGCACGAGCTGCCCCAAAGATGTGAACCAGGTTTGCCCTCCGGAACTGGCAGTTAAAGGATCTAACGGGGAGGTTATCGCCTGCAAGAGCGCGTGTGAGGCTTTCAATCAGCCGCAGTACTGTTGCTCCGGAGACTATGGTGTCCCAGAGAGATGTCCACCGACGAAATATTCTAAGATTTTCAAGGATCAGTGTCCCCAGGCTTATAGCTACGCCTACGATGACAAGACCAGCACATTTACATGCACCGGTGGAGCTAATTATCTCATTACTTTCTGTCCTTGA
- the LOC109005691 gene encoding thaumatin-like protein 1b has protein sequence MAIKGLNINLMIGLLLLIAGSAHSDLIFNYENRCTYPIWLAASPSIGDADPERGPGTLEIFFMPDQWTGSIWARTKCTTNDLYYFSCETGDCGSGTINCQNPPPTYPVTLLNFDIKQSVVSYEVSLNHGHNLPVRIQPVGGSLIDGAGSCPIVDCVEDVSNVCPGNLVATNKDGLYVGCYSACDELKDPKYCCTGNFTGPQACQPNEYSQRFKQLCKLAHTYPGDNQPPIYKCSSATGYNITFCPS, from the exons ATGGCTATCAAAGGTCTCAATATCAACCTTATGATCGGCCTCCTATTGCTCATTGCAG GTAGTGCACACTCGGATCTGATCTTCAACTACGAGAACCGTTGCACTTATCCGATATGGCTTGCAGCCAGCCCGTCAATTGGTGATGCTGATCCCGAGCGTGGTCCGGGAACTTTAGAGATATTCTTTATGCCCGATCAATGGACTGGTAGCATTTGGGCTAGGACCAAGTGCACCACCAACgacttatattatttttcatgcgAAACTGGAGACTGTGGATCTGGCACAATAAATTGCCAAAACCCACCACCTACTTACCCCGTCACCTTGCTCAATTTCGATATTAAACAATCAGTGGTCTCCTATGAGGTGAGCTTGAACCACGGCCACAACTTGCCCGTCCGAATCCAACCGGTTGGGGGGTCTCTAATCGATGGAGCCGGGTCGTGCCCTATTGTAGATTGTGTTGAAGATGTGAGTAATGTGTGCCCGGGTAACCTAGTGGCCACCAACAAGGATGGTTTGTATGTTGGGTGTTACAGTGCGTGTGATGAGTTAAAAGATCCAAAATATTGTTGCACAGGGAACTTTACTGGTCCACAAGCTTGCCAGCCTAACGAGTACTCGCAAAGGTTCAAGCAATTATGCAAACTAGCCCACACCTATCCCGGTGATAATCAACCTCCGATTTATAAATGCTCTTCTGCAACGGGTTACAATATTACCTTTTGTCCCTCGTAA